CACGCGTCCGTCGACGAAGCCATGCGTTGCGTTGCACCCCTGGAAGCCCGGACACCGTCGAGCCGTCGAGGTGCGCGCATGCATGGGCCTGCATGAGACAGGCGCCGTCGTCACGCCGGTCACCAACCAACACACGCGCCACTCGCCAGCGTCAGCTATGGCGCCACCTCCACCCCAGCGCCTTCTAATGCCCGCCGGCGGGCTCGCCGTCCGCGGCGACGTTCCGCACCGCTGAAGATGAAGCTCCGCCACCTCCCACCCGTCCTCTTCCTCTTAGTGACAGCCCTCTCGCtcccctccttctccttccGCCGCAACCTGTTCCTCCCTCGAGACCCGTCGCCGTCCCAGCAGCAtcacgccggcgacgacgcgctcctccgccggctcgcggccgtcgacgccggcgcggaCCAGGTCCTGGCCGAGGCGGCCGCGATGCTGGCTAACGCCTCGATAACCTCCTCCACGCATCATCACAGCAGCAGCCTCGGCaacggccaccaccgcctcctcacCCTCCGCCTCCCTTGCTGTTCCAGCAACGCCACCGTGTCCCGCCTCCGCGTCCCCTACGACACGCTCCCCGAAGAcggcgccctcctcgccgccttccGTGCCTCCCTCCgctccttcctcctcgcgcaccaccacatccgccgccgccgaggcggcgccAACAACGCCGCCATCGCCAGCGTCATGCGCGACCTCCCGGGCCTcctcggccggcgccggcgcttccCGACCTGCGCCGTCGTGGGCAACAGCGGCATCCTCCTCGGCTCCGGTCGTGGCCCCCAGATCGACGCGCACGACTTCGTCGTCCGCCTCAACaacgcccccgccggcgccgcggccgccttcgCGCCCGACGTCGGCAGCAAGACCTCGCTCGCCTTCGCCCACTCCTTCGTCCTCCGCCGctgcgccggcccctccgccgccaccgtccccgGCTGCGCCTGCCACCCCTACGGCCGCAGTGTCCCGCTGGCCATGTACGTGAGCCACCCCGCGCACCTCCTCGACGCGCTCGCctgcggcgccaccgccacgccgGCGTCCCCGTTCCGGCTCCGCCTCACCGACGCGCGCCTCGACGCGCTGTGTGCGTGCATTGCCAAGTACTACTCGATGCGGCGGTTCGTGGCCGCCACCGGGGAGCCGGAGAGCAactggcgcggcggcgacgagaggACGCCGCACTTCCACTACTCGTCGGGGCTGCAGGCGGTGGTGATGGCGCTGGGGGCGTGCGAGGAGGTGTCCATGTTCGGGTTCGggaaggcggcgggggcgaaGCACCATTACCACACCGACAGGAAGAAGGAGACGGAGGTGCATGACTACGAGGCCGAGTACCAGTTCTACCGCGACCTGCAGTGGCGGCCGGAGGCGGTGCCGTTCCTCGACGAGGCGCCGGCGGGCTTCAAGCTGCCGCCGGTGAAACAGTATTGGTGACGTGCTCCGTGCGATCTGTGTCCGTGTTGGACCACACTCGCACACCGACGAGACGCCCAACTGGGGTGGAAACGTGAATGGCGATGGACGCTTCGATCTGATTAAGGGCGTGAAAGTTCATGCTTAGAACATTATCGGCCCAAGTAAAATGAGAGgtttatttttttcccttttgaaaCGCAACCGGCAAGACAATGCCATCCTGCGCGCCCCGGGGGAACAGAGTAGTGGAATGGAGAGGGGGAACATGTCTTCCATAGCGCAACCGCCAAGAAGGAAAACGATGCCCCGCCAATGCGGTTTTGTAACTGGAACTCTCAAGATGCCGCAATCGAAGCTCCAAAAttggtactccctctgttccaaattgtaggtcgttttggcttttctaggttcatagatattattatgcatctagatataatgtaagttaaaacgacttataatttggaacggagggtgCAGTTGCCGTGCCATAGCCGGCGTCGTACCGCTCCACCCCGACCAAACATATATAAAAATCAATGTGGCCACGCCAAACTGGCCAACGCTAAGCGGGACCAGCCATCATGACTGCGACCGCGGTGAGCCGCCGCAGACCAACTGTCGTTACCGCACCAAACTAGCCCTGACAGACATGTATGGATGCACCACTAGTCGTTATAAGGCCGGTCGTCGAAGAACGCCTCCATTATGGTATCCTGGTATAGAGGTAC
This genomic window from Setaria viridis chromosome 8, Setaria_viridis_v4.0, whole genome shotgun sequence contains:
- the LOC117866501 gene encoding sialyltransferase-like protein 2; protein product: MKLRHLPPVLFLLVTALSLPSFSFRRNLFLPRDPSPSQQHHAGDDALLRRLAAVDAGADQVLAEAAAMLANASITSSTHHHSSSLGNGHHRLLTLRLPCCSSNATVSRLRVPYDTLPEDGALLAAFRASLRSFLLAHHHIRRRRGGANNAAIASVMRDLPGLLGRRRRFPTCAVVGNSGILLGSGRGPQIDAHDFVVRLNNAPAGAAAAFAPDVGSKTSLAFAHSFVLRRCAGPSAATVPGCACHPYGRSVPLAMYVSHPAHLLDALACGATATPASPFRLRLTDARLDALCACIAKYYSMRRFVAATGEPESNWRGGDERTPHFHYSSGLQAVVMALGACEEVSMFGFGKAAGAKHHYHTDRKKETEVHDYEAEYQFYRDLQWRPEAVPFLDEAPAGFKLPPVKQYW